One Nostoc punctiforme PCC 73102 DNA window includes the following coding sequences:
- the pyrE gene encoding orotate phosphoribosyltransferase — protein sequence MTYPTETLTHSDIWATTADLTTLRHKLLDLFSQRAYQEGDFVLASGLRSSYYVNKMQVTLHPQGALAVGRLLFPLLPVDTQAVAGLTMGADPMVTAVSIVSVYENRPIPALIIRKEAKGYGTKAYIEGPTLPEGAKVVVLEDVVTTGQSALKAVERLKDAGYTVNQIISLVDRQQGGAELYQSAGLKFETLFSIQEVQERYRQLANS from the coding sequence ATGACGTATCCTACTGAAACTCTTACCCACTCAGATATTTGGGCAACCACTGCTGATTTGACAACCTTGCGACACAAGCTATTAGATTTATTTTCTCAACGGGCTTATCAAGAGGGTGATTTTGTTCTCGCTTCTGGGCTACGTAGTTCTTATTATGTCAATAAGATGCAGGTAACACTCCACCCCCAAGGAGCTTTAGCTGTTGGACGATTGTTGTTTCCTTTACTACCTGTAGATACTCAGGCTGTAGCAGGTTTAACGATGGGGGCTGACCCAATGGTGACGGCAGTGAGTATAGTTTCTGTTTATGAAAACCGACCCATACCAGCGCTGATTATTCGCAAGGAAGCCAAGGGTTATGGGACGAAAGCTTATATAGAAGGCCCCACTTTACCTGAAGGTGCAAAAGTAGTAGTTTTAGAAGATGTGGTGACAACTGGGCAATCTGCTTTAAAAGCAGTTGAGCGTCTCAAAGATGCAGGTTATACCGTTAATCAAATAATTTCCCTGGTAGACCGACAGCAAGGTGGAGCTGAGTTGTACCAGTCAGCTGGATTGAAGTTTGAAACTTTGTTTTCGATTCAGGAAGTTCAGGAACGCTATCGACAACTGGCGAATTCATGA
- the argF gene encoding ornithine carbamoyltransferase, whose protein sequence is MAALLGRDLLSLADISSTELQELLQLATQLKSQQLKLQCNKVLGLLFSKASTRTRVSFTVAMYQLGGQVIDLNPNVTQVSRGEPLQDTARVLDRYLDILAIRTFAQQDLETFAHYAKIPVINALTDAEHPCQVLADLLTIQESFNTLAGLTLTYVGDGNNMANSLMLGCALVGMNVRIATPDGYEPDSQIVEQARAIANNKTEVLLTHDPELAAKGSTVLYTDVWASMGQETEADNRMPIFQPYQISEQLLSLAAPEAIVLHCLPAHRGEEITEAVIEGSQSRVWEQAENRLHAQKALLASILGAE, encoded by the coding sequence ATGGCAGCATTGCTCGGACGAGATTTATTAAGTCTAGCGGATATCAGTTCTACTGAACTTCAAGAACTCCTGCAATTGGCAACTCAACTTAAATCACAACAGTTGAAGTTGCAGTGTAATAAGGTTTTAGGGTTGTTGTTCTCCAAAGCTTCAACTCGCACGCGGGTAAGTTTTACTGTGGCGATGTACCAATTGGGTGGACAGGTAATCGATCTGAACCCGAATGTCACTCAAGTTAGCCGTGGGGAACCTTTACAGGATACGGCGCGGGTGTTAGACCGATATCTGGATATTTTGGCAATTCGCACTTTTGCACAGCAGGATTTAGAAACTTTTGCTCACTATGCAAAGATTCCAGTAATTAATGCGCTTACTGATGCAGAACATCCTTGTCAGGTATTAGCTGATTTATTGACGATTCAAGAAAGCTTTAACACCCTTGCTGGGTTAACTTTAACCTACGTAGGTGATGGGAATAATATGGCTAATTCTCTGATGTTGGGCTGTGCTTTGGTAGGGATGAACGTCAGAATTGCTACTCCTGACGGATATGAACCAGATTCTCAGATTGTAGAACAAGCAAGAGCGATCGCTAATAACAAAACTGAAGTCCTTCTCACTCACGATCCAGAATTAGCTGCTAAGGGTTCTACTGTACTTTATACTGATGTTTGGGCAAGTATGGGTCAAGAAACAGAAGCAGACAATCGGATGCCAATTTTCCAGCCTTACCAAATTTCGGAGCAACTATTGAGCCTTGCTGCTCCAGAGGCAATTGTTTTACACTGCTTACCAGCTCATCGTGGTGAAGAAATTACTGAGGCAGTTATTGAAGGTTCTCAATCACGAGTTTGGGAACAGGCAGAAAATCGCCTACACGCTCAAAAAGCTTTGCTTGCAAGTATCTTAGGGGCGGAATGA
- a CDS encoding DNA phosphorothioation system restriction enzyme, with protein sequence MYLTKNPVQQLPTFRLKLPFARESKGSYYTPQPLPGCPRMPPSLQLRQYQRQAIASWFTNNGRGTLKMATGSGKTITALAIACELYQQINLQVLLVVCPYRHLVTQWARECEKFNLQPILAFENLRTWQSQLSTQIYNLRSGSQRFVTVITTNSTLIGDGFQSQLKYFPAKTLIIGDEAHNLGAPKLEESLPRSVGLRLALSATPERYFDDFGTQSLFDYFGPVLQPEFTLRDAIAQGALVHYLYYPVLVELTEAESIAYLKLTKRIGRSLLYRDKENGESGFEDNEDLKPLLMQRARLIGAAENKLTALRDLMVTRRETSHTLFYCSDGSQDAGQRSSLRQLKAVAKILGVDLGYKVSTYTAQTTLQEREILRHQFESGELQGLVAIRCLDEGVDIPAIQTAVILSSSGNPRQFIQRRGRVLRPHPAKERATIFDMIVLPPDLDRETIEVERNLLKKELRRFVEFADLADNAGEARMKLLDLQKRYGLLDI encoded by the coding sequence ATGTACCTGACGAAAAATCCAGTGCAGCAACTGCCCACTTTCCGGTTGAAATTACCGTTTGCAAGGGAAAGTAAGGGCAGTTATTACACTCCGCAACCATTACCAGGATGCCCAAGAATGCCTCCGTCTCTGCAATTGCGGCAATATCAGCGCCAAGCGATCGCTAGCTGGTTTACCAACAATGGCAGAGGGACGTTGAAAATGGCTACTGGTAGTGGTAAAACTATTACCGCATTAGCGATCGCTTGTGAATTATATCAGCAGATTAATTTACAAGTTCTGTTAGTGGTGTGTCCCTATCGTCATCTCGTCACCCAATGGGCGAGAGAATGTGAAAAATTTAATTTGCAACCCATTTTAGCTTTCGAGAATTTACGCACTTGGCAAAGTCAACTTTCTACGCAAATTTATAATCTGCGTTCTGGTTCTCAACGATTTGTCACTGTAATTACTACGAACTCCACATTAATTGGTGATGGGTTTCAGTCTCAACTCAAATATTTTCCCGCTAAAACTTTAATTATTGGGGACGAGGCGCATAATTTAGGCGCACCCAAGTTAGAAGAAAGTTTACCGCGCAGTGTGGGATTGAGACTAGCTTTATCTGCCACACCGGAAAGGTATTTTGATGATTTTGGTACGCAATCTTTATTTGATTATTTTGGCCCAGTTCTCCAGCCAGAGTTTACTTTAAGGGATGCGATCGCTCAAGGTGCTTTGGTGCATTATCTGTATTATCCGGTGTTGGTGGAGTTAACTGAAGCCGAAAGTATTGCCTATTTAAAGTTAACTAAAAGAATTGGGCGATCGCTACTTTATCGGGATAAAGAAAATGGCGAATCGGGATTTGAAGACAATGAAGATTTAAAGCCGTTGTTGATGCAAAGAGCAAGATTAATTGGTGCGGCAGAAAATAAATTAACTGCCTTGCGGGATTTAATGGTAACTCGCCGCGAAACTAGTCACACTCTTTTTTATTGTAGTGATGGTTCCCAAGATGCGGGACAACGTTCATCTTTACGGCAACTTAAAGCTGTTGCTAAAATTTTGGGGGTGGATTTAGGCTACAAGGTAAGCACCTATACAGCCCAAACAACTTTACAAGAACGAGAAATTTTGCGGCATCAATTTGAAAGTGGAGAGTTGCAGGGTTTAGTTGCGATTCGTTGTTTAGATGAAGGTGTTGATATTCCAGCAATTCAAACTGCGGTGATTTTATCGAGTTCTGGTAATCCTCGCCAATTTATTCAGCGACGGGGGCGAGTGTTACGTCCTCATCCTGCTAAAGAACGCGCAACAATATTCGACATGATTGTTTTACCACCAGATTTAGATAGAGAAACTATCGAAGTTGAGCGTAATTTGTTGAAAAAGGAATTGCGTCGCTTTGTAGAGTTTGCTGATTTGGCTGATAACGCTGGTGAAGCAAGAATGAAGTTACTTGATTTACAAAAGCGATATGGTTTATTAGATATTTGA
- the queC gene encoding 7-cyano-7-deazaguanine synthase QueC produces MKAVILLSGGLDSSTILYKAKADGCECHAISFDYQQRHRQELQSALTVAKKAAIAKHQVVNFDLRQWGGSALTDDAIDLPQQRSLDEMSQNIPVTYVPARNTIFLSFALGYAEAIAAERVYIGVNALDYSGYPDCRPDYIEAMQEVFRLGTKQGREGQPIKIVAPLINLKKTEIIQLGNELGVPWELTWSCYAGNDVACGVCDSCRLRLAAFAELGLVDPLVYA; encoded by the coding sequence ATGAAAGCTGTAATTCTGTTATCTGGGGGATTGGACTCTTCCACAATTCTGTATAAAGCTAAGGCTGATGGCTGTGAATGTCATGCTATTTCCTTTGATTACCAGCAGCGACACCGACAAGAGTTACAGTCAGCCCTTACTGTCGCTAAAAAGGCTGCGATCGCAAAACATCAGGTAGTGAATTTTGATTTACGGCAATGGGGCGGTTCTGCACTTACTGATGACGCGATTGATCTACCCCAACAGCGATCGCTGGATGAAATGTCTCAGAATATTCCTGTGACTTATGTTCCGGCTCGTAATACCATTTTTTTAAGCTTTGCTCTTGGCTATGCCGAAGCGATCGCGGCTGAACGTGTCTATATCGGTGTCAACGCCTTAGATTACTCAGGATATCCTGATTGTCGCCCCGACTATATCGAAGCAATGCAAGAAGTTTTTCGCCTGGGAACCAAACAAGGGCGTGAGGGACAACCAATTAAGATTGTTGCACCCTTAATCAACTTGAAAAAAACCGAAATCATCCAACTCGGTAACGAATTGGGAGTTCCTTGGGAGCTAACTTGGTCTTGCTATGCAGGTAATGATGTTGCCTGCGGTGTATGTGATTCTTGCCGCTTGCGGTTGGCAGCTTTTGCCGAATTGGGACTCGTTGATCCACTGGTGTATGCTTAA
- a CDS encoding ParM/StbA family protein, producing the protein MTDQPSAANPMNSAAIPMNRQPLASTTPINAVNNNPPTTTKSGGGSGKTILSVDLGRTSTKTCVSREPGSVVFVPANVKQMSIEQVRGGVFEARATDPLMDLWLEYQGNGYAVGQLAADFGANLGVGQSKVEAALVKVLASAGYFKLRDDISVVLGLPFLSLEQFEKEKAQLISQVGGPHVLNFRGESISLNVSKVWVMPEGYGSLLWSEAQPKKSPSSPDFTKISVAIVDIGHQTVDLLMVDNFRFARGASKSEDFGMNKFYELVSAEIEGADSQSLALISAVNKPRGERYYRPKGASKPTNLDDFLPNLTEMFSREICSRVLAWLPERVTDVILTGGGGEFFWDDVQRLLKEAKINAHLAAPSRQANALGQYIYGEAQLSSNRAARA; encoded by the coding sequence ATGACAGACCAACCTTCCGCCGCTAACCCTATGAATAGTGCTGCTATACCCATGAATAGGCAGCCGTTAGCATCGACGACTCCCATAAATGCTGTTAATAATAATCCTCCCACTACTACCAAGTCAGGCGGTGGTTCCGGGAAAACCATTCTCAGTGTTGATTTAGGTAGAACTTCCACCAAAACTTGTGTGAGTCGTGAACCCGGCAGTGTAGTATTCGTACCTGCCAACGTTAAGCAGATGTCAATAGAACAAGTACGTGGTGGTGTTTTTGAAGCCAGAGCTACTGACCCTTTAATGGATTTGTGGCTGGAGTATCAAGGAAATGGATATGCTGTTGGTCAACTAGCAGCAGATTTTGGGGCGAATCTAGGAGTCGGCCAATCTAAGGTAGAGGCTGCACTGGTAAAAGTGTTAGCAAGTGCTGGCTACTTCAAACTCAGAGACGATATCTCAGTTGTACTTGGTCTGCCTTTTCTTTCTTTAGAGCAATTTGAAAAAGAAAAAGCACAGTTGATTAGCCAAGTAGGTGGTCCTCATGTATTGAACTTCCGAGGCGAATCTATATCGTTGAATGTGAGTAAGGTATGGGTAATGCCAGAAGGCTACGGTAGCCTGTTGTGGTCTGAAGCTCAACCGAAGAAAAGTCCTAGCAGTCCCGATTTTACAAAAATATCGGTAGCGATCGTTGATATTGGACATCAAACTGTCGATCTTTTGATGGTAGATAACTTCCGTTTTGCCAGAGGTGCTTCTAAGAGCGAAGACTTCGGGATGAATAAGTTTTATGAATTGGTGTCTGCCGAAATCGAGGGAGCAGATAGTCAATCTCTCGCGCTGATTTCTGCCGTTAACAAACCCAGAGGTGAACGCTATTACCGTCCTAAAGGCGCTAGCAAGCCCACCAACCTAGACGATTTTCTTCCCAACCTTACAGAGATGTTTTCGCGTGAAATCTGTAGCCGTGTGCTAGCCTGGTTGCCAGAACGCGTCACTGATGTGATTCTCACTGGTGGCGGTGGTGAGTTCTTCTGGGACGACGTTCAACGTCTACTCAAAGAAGCAAAGATTAATGCTCATTTAGCAGCACCTTCCCGTCAGGCGAATGCTTTGGGGCAGTATATTTATGGAGAGGCACAATTATCCTCCAATCGCGCTGCTAGGGCATAA
- a CDS encoding DedA family protein — protein MLEWITNTINYFGYWGIALLMFLENLFPPIPSELIMPLAGFTASPYQPGGAKLNIIGVFFAGLLGSVLGALIWYYPGKFLGETRLKAWADKYGKWLAISSKDITKAKGWFDRQGRKAVLIGRLVPGIRTLISVPAGISNMPLLPFLFYTTVGSAAWVGLLTYSGYILGSQYELVDKYLAPVSKIVLGGLVLAFVFWIFKRQLRRTRR, from the coding sequence ATGCTTGAATGGATAACTAACACTATCAACTATTTTGGCTATTGGGGAATCGCCCTACTAATGTTCCTAGAGAACCTTTTTCCCCCAATTCCTTCAGAATTGATTATGCCACTGGCTGGATTTACAGCAAGTCCATATCAACCAGGAGGGGCAAAGCTAAATATCATTGGTGTGTTTTTCGCAGGGCTTTTGGGTTCTGTATTGGGCGCACTTATTTGGTACTATCCAGGTAAGTTTTTGGGCGAAACCCGTTTGAAAGCTTGGGCTGACAAGTATGGTAAATGGCTGGCTATATCCAGTAAAGATATTACCAAGGCCAAAGGGTGGTTTGACCGACAAGGTAGAAAAGCAGTATTAATTGGTCGTCTTGTACCAGGAATCCGCACCTTGATTTCTGTTCCCGCAGGGATCAGCAATATGCCCTTGCTACCATTTTTGTTTTACACAACAGTAGGTAGCGCGGCTTGGGTGGGTTTGCTAACATACTCAGGATACATATTGGGTAGTCAGTATGAACTTGTGGACAAGTACCTTGCTCCTGTATCCAAAATCGTACTTGGGGGTTTGGTTCTAGCATTTGTTTTTTGGATATTCAAGCGCCAGTTAAGACGTACTAGAAGATGA
- a CDS encoding AAA family ATPase produces the protein MKLTSIKLCNFRSFYGTTPEMIIAGGDAQNTTIIHGNNGSGKTSLLNAFTWVLYDKFSAAFASIEQLVNKRAIAETQKGQAVECWVEIGWEHEGKRYRVKRACRGYKNEGDFDAGKTQLTMWVGGDDGKWNIPIQQPDDIINQILPATLHQYFFFDGERIEEIVRSDKKAEIAEATKIFLGVEVINRSIRHLGDAKKTLENDLKAIGDSEIKQLLRQQEKIERERERITKRQTEIKEELEYQQTFKKETSNRLRELSAAKELQERWQDLESQKAANQEEYKKTKEALKKVISARGYTVLLSETTSQFRGIINDLKQRGELTSGISREFVNDLLNSQRCICGAELHEGNHSHTHVSTWLNKAGSSAVEETAIRMLAQVDEIDKQAIGFWEEVDREQTRINQLRQSISQIEGDLDNIQERLRKDANEEISSLQKRLDEIESKIDELNREQGANQQQIAQLTTEIEGLNKQIAKQKLNEDKQTLAQRRINATQDAIERLTEVRNRQEQQFRLQLEKRVQEIFTEISVTPYIPKISDKYELTLVENTTGVEAPVAASTGENQILSLSFIASIIDKVREWSEKRKMMMIPDSSTFPIVMDSPFGSLDENSRRHIAKTIPQLANQLIVLVTKTQWRGEVEAEITDRIGREYVLTYYSSKPDCEQDYIELSGERYPLVKQSPNEFEYTEIMEVERDR, from the coding sequence ATGAAGCTGACTTCAATCAAGCTCTGCAACTTTCGCTCCTTTTATGGTACGACACCAGAAATGATTATCGCTGGGGGAGATGCTCAGAACACGACAATCATTCATGGGAATAATGGCTCTGGAAAAACTAGCTTGCTGAATGCCTTTACGTGGGTATTGTATGATAAATTTAGTGCGGCATTTGCATCGATAGAGCAGTTAGTGAATAAGCGTGCGATCGCAGAAACCCAAAAAGGTCAAGCTGTAGAATGTTGGGTAGAGATTGGCTGGGAACACGAAGGTAAACGCTATCGAGTTAAACGCGCCTGTCGGGGTTATAAAAACGAAGGTGATTTTGACGCTGGAAAAACTCAATTAACCATGTGGGTTGGTGGAGATGATGGCAAATGGAATATACCAATTCAGCAACCAGACGATATAATTAATCAAATTTTACCCGCAACTTTACATCAATATTTTTTCTTTGACGGCGAACGAATTGAAGAAATCGTTCGTTCTGATAAAAAAGCTGAAATTGCTGAAGCTACAAAAATTTTCTTGGGTGTGGAAGTAATCAACCGTTCCATCAGACATTTAGGAGATGCTAAAAAAACTCTAGAAAATGATTTAAAAGCTATTGGTGATTCTGAAATTAAACAGTTATTACGACAGCAAGAAAAAATAGAGCGAGAACGCGAACGCATTACCAAACGGCAAACTGAAATTAAAGAAGAGTTAGAATATCAACAAACTTTCAAAAAAGAGACAAGTAACCGTTTGCGAGAATTGAGTGCTGCTAAAGAATTGCAAGAAAGATGGCAGGATTTAGAATCGCAAAAAGCAGCAAATCAAGAAGAATATAAAAAAACCAAGGAAGCGCTGAAAAAAGTTATTTCTGCGCGGGGTTATACAGTTTTGCTTTCAGAAACTACATCGCAGTTTCGAGGGATTATCAATGATTTGAAGCAGCGCGGTGAATTAACATCAGGAATTTCGCGGGAATTTGTGAATGATTTACTCAATTCTCAACGCTGTATATGTGGTGCAGAATTACATGAGGGTAATCATTCTCATACTCATGTGAGTACTTGGTTAAATAAAGCCGGTTCTTCGGCGGTAGAAGAAACTGCAATTCGGATGCTAGCACAAGTAGATGAAATTGATAAGCAAGCGATAGGATTTTGGGAAGAAGTTGATAGAGAACAAACTAGGATTAATCAATTAAGGCAAAGTATATCTCAAATTGAAGGCGATTTAGACAATATTCAAGAACGGTTGCGAAAAGATGCTAATGAAGAAATTAGCAGTTTGCAAAAACGATTAGATGAAATTGAAAGTAAAATTGATGAATTAAATCGAGAACAGGGTGCAAATCAGCAGCAAATTGCTCAACTCACAACTGAAATTGAAGGTTTAAACAAACAAATCGCCAAACAAAAGCTGAATGAAGACAAGCAAACTTTAGCACAGCGACGAATTAACGCCACTCAAGATGCAATCGAACGGTTAACGGAAGTTAGAAATCGTCAAGAACAACAATTTCGTCTGCAACTAGAAAAGCGAGTGCAGGAGATATTCACAGAGATTTCTGTTACTCCATACATTCCTAAAATTAGTGATAAATATGAACTGACATTAGTAGAAAATACTACAGGTGTGGAAGCACCAGTTGCAGCATCTACTGGGGAAAATCAGATTCTCAGCTTATCCTTTATTGCCAGCATCATTGACAAAGTGCGGGAATGGAGTGAGAAGCGAAAAATGATGATGATTCCCGATAGTAGTACTTTTCCAATTGTGATGGATTCGCCGTTTGGTAGTTTAGATGAGAATTCGCGGCGACATATAGCAAAGACAATTCCCCAATTAGCGAATCAGTTGATAGTTTTAGTTACTAAGACTCAGTGGCGCGGTGAAGTGGAAGCAGAAATAACAGACAGAATTGGGAGAGAATATGTGCTTACGTATTATTCTTCTAAACCGGATTGTGAACAAGATTATATTGAGTTGAGTGGAGAAAGATATCCTTTGGTGAAACAAAGTCCGAATGAGTTTGAGTATACAGAAATTATGGAAGTTGAACGAGATAGGTAA
- a CDS encoding hemolysin family protein, protein MEGVSFTRALAVSGFPNLIWTDVALRLLSVLLLIAINAFFVTAEFSMVSVRRSRIHQLVKAGDIPAIAVEMLQRSIDRLLSTTQLGITLSSLALGWIGESTIVVLVNAWLRSWPLPSGMTNFLAHSLSIPIAFFLIAYLQIVIGELCPKSLAMLYSEQLARFLGPSVKAIVRFFGPFIWILNQSTRFLLRIFGIQYTGQGWRPPVTPEELQLIISTEWGSTGLQRAERELLNNVFEFGDVMAQDVMIPRTSIIVLPKDATFQTLLKEMAATGYSRYPVIGESLDDVRGIVYFKDLAQPLAVGKLSLETQIQPWMRPARFVPEHTPLSELLPMMQQEKPAMVMVVNEFGGTVGLVTIKDVIAEIIGDASEPESSDDLLIQMLDEQKFLVQAQINLEDLNEVLHLNLPLTREYQTLGGFLLYQLQKIPAKGETFCYENLEFTVVSIVGPRLHQIQLRRLEEVGGAEE, encoded by the coding sequence ATGGAGGGCGTGAGTTTTACACGAGCTTTGGCAGTGAGTGGTTTTCCTAATTTGATTTGGACGGATGTGGCGCTGCGGTTGTTGTCAGTGCTACTACTGATTGCCATAAATGCCTTTTTTGTGACGGCGGAATTTTCGATGGTGAGCGTGCGGCGATCGCGTATTCACCAGCTAGTTAAGGCAGGGGATATTCCAGCGATCGCTGTGGAAATGCTACAACGTAGTATAGATCGACTACTATCTACCACTCAGTTAGGCATTACCCTTTCTAGTTTGGCGCTGGGATGGATTGGCGAAAGCACAATTGTCGTGCTGGTAAATGCCTGGTTAAGATCCTGGCCTTTACCTAGTGGGATGACTAACTTCCTCGCCCATTCCCTATCAATTCCCATTGCCTTTTTCTTGATTGCCTATCTGCAAATTGTGATCGGAGAACTATGTCCCAAATCCTTAGCCATGCTGTACTCAGAACAGCTAGCGAGGTTTTTAGGACCTTCGGTAAAAGCGATCGTGCGTTTTTTTGGTCCCTTTATTTGGATTCTCAACCAATCAACTCGTTTTTTATTGCGGATTTTTGGTATCCAATACACAGGTCAAGGCTGGAGACCGCCTGTAACTCCCGAAGAATTGCAACTGATTATCTCTACAGAATGGGGATCTACTGGTTTACAGCGTGCGGAACGAGAACTGCTCAATAATGTCTTTGAGTTTGGGGATGTCATGGCCCAAGATGTGATGATTCCCCGCACCAGTATTATCGTGCTACCGAAAGATGCTACTTTTCAGACATTACTCAAGGAAATGGCTGCTACTGGTTATTCTCGCTATCCCGTGATTGGTGAATCTTTGGACGATGTTCGTGGCATTGTTTATTTTAAAGATTTGGCGCAACCTTTAGCTGTGGGAAAGCTCAGTTTAGAGACACAGATCCAACCTTGGATGCGTCCCGCCCGGTTTGTTCCCGAACACACGCCCTTAAGTGAACTTTTGCCCATGATGCAGCAAGAGAAACCCGCTATGGTCATGGTAGTGAATGAATTCGGCGGTACTGTGGGACTCGTGACAATCAAAGATGTCATTGCCGAAATCATCGGCGACGCAAGCGAACCTGAAAGCAGTGACGACTTACTGATTCAGATGTTAGATGAGCAGAAATTTTTGGTGCAGGCACAAATCAACCTCGAAGACCTCAACGAGGTTTTGCATCTCAATTTGCCCTTGACAAGAGAATACCAAACACTAGGGGGCTTCTTGCTGTATCAGTTGCAGAAAATTCCTGCCAAAGGCGAAACCTTCTGTTATGAAAATCTCGAATTCACTGTGGTATCAATTGTTGGCCCTCGCCTGCATCAAATTCAACTGCGACGGTTAGAGGAAGTGGGGGGAGCAGAGGAGTAG
- a CDS encoding Gfo/Idh/MocA family protein, which yields MQDSMSVAEPNLYTQRNQPRPIRIGVIGVGNMGQHHARVLSSMKDVELVGVADINVERGLETASKYKVRFFEDYCDLLPLVEAVCVAVPTRLHYAVGISCLLAGIHVLIEKPIAASISEAESLVNAAAESQCILQVGHIERFNPAFKELSQVLKTEELLALEAHRMSPYSDRANDVSVVLDLMIHDIDLLLELAASPVTKLTASGTRSLDSGYLDYVTATLGFANGIVATLTASKVTHRKIRRIVAHCKNSFTEADFLKNEILIHRQTAANSLTDHRQVLYRQDGVIEKVYTSNIQPLSAELEHFVNCVHGGNQPSVGGEQALKALRLASLIEQMALEDRVWNPLDWQSEPRVQSLTPTA from the coding sequence GTGCAAGATAGCATGTCAGTGGCAGAACCGAATCTATATACACAGCGCAACCAGCCACGACCGATCCGCATAGGCGTGATTGGAGTGGGTAACATGGGACAACACCACGCTCGCGTGCTGAGTTCAATGAAAGATGTTGAACTGGTCGGAGTGGCAGATATTAACGTCGAACGAGGATTAGAAACTGCCAGCAAGTACAAGGTGCGTTTTTTTGAAGATTACTGTGACCTGCTACCCCTTGTGGAAGCAGTTTGTGTAGCTGTTCCCACCCGTCTGCACTATGCCGTGGGTATTAGCTGTCTGCTAGCGGGAATTCATGTTTTGATTGAAAAACCGATCGCAGCCAGTATTTCTGAGGCAGAGTCTCTAGTAAATGCGGCGGCAGAGTCTCAGTGTATCCTGCAAGTAGGTCATATTGAGCGTTTCAACCCAGCTTTTAAAGAACTGAGCCAAGTTCTGAAAACGGAGGAATTGCTAGCGCTAGAAGCCCATAGAATGAGTCCTTACTCAGATCGGGCAAACGATGTTTCGGTTGTGCTGGATTTAATGATCCATGACATCGACCTACTTTTAGAATTAGCTGCTTCCCCAGTCACAAAATTGACTGCTAGCGGTACTCGCTCCTTGGACTCTGGTTATTTAGATTACGTAACTGCCACTTTGGGATTTGCCAATGGTATTGTTGCTACTCTGACTGCCAGTAAAGTCACTCACCGAAAAATTCGCCGGATTGTCGCCCATTGCAAAAATTCATTTACTGAGGCGGATTTTCTCAAGAATGAAATTTTGATTCACCGACAAACAGCTGCCAATTCTCTCACCGACCACCGACAAGTACTTTACAGGCAAGATGGTGTGATTGAAAAAGTCTACACCAGCAATATTCAACCTTTGAGCGCAGAATTAGAACATTTTGTCAACTGTGTACATGGTGGCAATCAACCCTCAGTAGGTGGCGAACAAGCTCTCAAAGCCCTGAGACTGGCAAGTTTGATTGAGCAGATGGCGCTGGAAGATCGAGTTTGGAATCCATTAGACTGGCAATCGGAACCAAGGGTACAATCACTGACCCCGACAGCCTAG
- the lexA gene encoding transcriptional repressor LexA translates to MERLTEAQQELYEWLAEYIRTHQHSPSIRQMMQAMNLKSPAPIQSRLEHLRTKGYIEWTEGQARTIRILRPVKQGVPILGTIAAGGLIEPFTDAVDHLDFSNFDLPPQTYALRVAGDSMIEDLITDGDVVFLRPVAEPNHLKNGTIVAARVDGFGTTLKRFYRQGDRVTLKPANPKYNPIEVSAMQVQVQGSLIGVWRGYN, encoded by the coding sequence ATGGAACGTCTAACGGAAGCTCAACAAGAACTTTACGAATGGTTGGCAGAATACATCAGAACGCACCAGCATTCGCCTTCAATTAGGCAAATGATGCAAGCTATGAACTTGAAGTCACCAGCACCAATTCAAAGTCGTTTAGAACATTTACGCACCAAAGGATATATAGAATGGACTGAAGGACAAGCGCGAACGATTCGGATTTTGCGTCCTGTTAAGCAAGGTGTACCAATTTTGGGCACGATCGCTGCTGGTGGTTTAATAGAACCGTTTACTGATGCTGTAGATCATTTAGACTTTTCTAATTTCGATTTACCTCCCCAAACCTATGCTTTGCGGGTAGCTGGCGATAGCATGATTGAAGATTTAATTACTGATGGCGATGTGGTATTTCTGCGTCCAGTAGCAGAACCAAATCATTTAAAAAATGGTACTATTGTTGCGGCCAGAGTTGATGGATTTGGGACGACATTAAAACGTTTTTATCGCCAAGGCGATCGCGTTACCCTCAAACCAGCAAATCCTAAGTACAATCCCATAGAAGTCAGTGCTATGCAAGTGCAGGTGCAAGGTTCACTGATTGGTGTTTGGCGTGGTTACAACTGA